The Hahella sp. HNIBRBA332 genome window below encodes:
- a CDS encoding patatin-like phospholipase family protein has product MYSLVRSSSVLILLAALCSGCASQFKPQNEPIKSYNSDHAYRFRTYQRDNDLGETLLILAFSGGGTRASALSYGVMEELKDTRIEIDGVKTRLLDEVDYISAVSGGSFTAAYYGLFGDKLFSDYEKVFLRQSVQGALLWQLLSPGYWWRSLFTRFDRTEMAVEYYDNYIFKGKTFADIPLSRRPFININATDLSQGNRFSFDQDTFDLLCSDLDKFNVARAVTASSAVPVAFPSIVLKNHGGDCDLSESAMFRMLNESKPLDIRQRELVSGLLSYNDSEQHPYIHLVDGGISDNLGLRGVIDGLQLAELENAAQDHTKKVKRVAVILVNAEVRPKRGIDESPNKPSITDTIDAVTNAQIQRYNVESRAILQDQDDRIVRGFQRFGRIPYYFIEVNFQSFTSPSLKEFFNSLPTSLELSNREIDTLIQAGRSLLRNSEEYSEFLENYTTEMPDGHIEIRIDDLTDEDE; this is encoded by the coding sequence ATGTATTCGTTAGTCAGATCCAGCAGTGTGTTGATTCTCCTCGCAGCGTTGTGCAGCGGGTGTGCGAGCCAGTTCAAGCCGCAAAACGAACCGATTAAATCCTACAACAGCGACCACGCTTACCGCTTCCGCACATACCAGCGCGACAACGACCTGGGGGAAACCCTGTTGATCCTGGCCTTTTCAGGCGGCGGCACGCGGGCTTCTGCGTTGTCCTATGGCGTCATGGAGGAGTTGAAGGACACACGCATTGAAATCGATGGCGTCAAAACCCGTTTGCTGGATGAGGTGGATTATATCTCCGCTGTATCAGGAGGCAGTTTCACCGCCGCCTATTACGGATTGTTTGGCGATAAGCTGTTTTCGGACTACGAGAAAGTATTTCTCCGCCAGAGCGTGCAGGGCGCATTACTGTGGCAGTTGCTGAGTCCGGGGTATTGGTGGCGTTCGCTGTTCACTCGCTTTGACCGGACGGAAATGGCGGTTGAGTATTATGACAACTATATCTTCAAGGGTAAGACCTTCGCCGATATCCCGCTGAGCCGCCGTCCTTTCATTAATATCAACGCTACGGATCTGAGTCAGGGGAATCGTTTCTCCTTTGATCAGGATACCTTTGATCTACTGTGCTCGGACCTGGATAAGTTTAATGTGGCGCGGGCGGTGACCGCGTCCTCGGCGGTGCCGGTGGCGTTTCCTTCCATCGTATTGAAAAATCACGGTGGTGACTGCGACCTGAGCGAATCCGCCATGTTTCGCATGTTGAACGAGTCCAAGCCACTGGATATTCGCCAACGGGAGCTGGTCAGCGGTCTGCTGTCCTATAACGACAGCGAGCAGCATCCTTATATTCATCTGGTGGATGGCGGCATTTCGGATAACCTGGGCTTGCGAGGGGTGATAGACGGTCTGCAGTTGGCTGAACTGGAAAACGCCGCCCAGGATCACACCAAGAAAGTGAAACGGGTGGCGGTGATCCTGGTCAATGCGGAAGTCAGGCCGAAACGAGGTATTGATGAAAGCCCTAACAAGCCCTCCATTACGGACACCATTGACGCCGTCACCAATGCGCAAATTCAGCGCTATAACGTGGAGTCCCGGGCGATTCTGCAAGATCAGGATGATCGTATCGTCAGAGGATTTCAGCGCTTTGGGCGGATTCCCTATTACTTTATCGAAGTCAATTTTCAGTCCTTCACATCGCCTTCGCTGAAAGAGTTCTTCAACAGCCTGCCAACTTCACTGGAACTGAGCAATCGGGAAATCGACACCCTGATTCAGGCGGGACGCTCATTATTGCGAAATTCAGAGGAATACTCGGAGTTTCTGGAAAACTATACGACGGAAATGCCGGACGGCCACATTGAAATCAGGATTGATGACTTAACTGATGAAGATGAGTGA
- a CDS encoding ADP-ribosylglycohydrolase family protein, with protein MLLELAIGDAYGAGFEYASNKIVRENNFGEQYIQHQRHTTILPGQYTDDAQMAIAVAEALIAEQHWNETILAGYFLNAFKRDQREGYAKGFYDFLCSVETAEEFLARIKPDSEKSGAAMRASPIGVLADEKQVIEYCALQAKVTHNTPLGVNAALAAALMTHYFIYDLGPKQDLGEYIASKVPGDWNAPWKGKVGALGVDSTRAAITAVIAEKDLKSILLKCIAYTGDTDTVATIALAAAACSKEVDKNLPQSLFDNLERGAYGYDYIASLDKKLMELVK; from the coding sequence ATGTTATTAGAACTCGCTATCGGCGACGCTTACGGCGCTGGTTTCGAATACGCTTCCAACAAGATTGTGCGCGAGAACAACTTCGGCGAGCAGTACATCCAACACCAGCGACACACCACTATTCTGCCGGGCCAGTACACCGACGACGCTCAAATGGCGATCGCCGTAGCGGAGGCCCTGATCGCCGAACAGCATTGGAACGAGACTATTCTCGCCGGCTACTTTCTTAACGCTTTCAAGCGTGATCAGAGAGAGGGATACGCCAAAGGCTTCTATGATTTTCTCTGTAGCGTAGAGACGGCGGAGGAATTTCTGGCCCGCATCAAACCCGACAGCGAGAAAAGTGGAGCCGCCATGCGCGCCAGTCCCATCGGCGTGTTGGCGGATGAGAAGCAAGTCATCGAATACTGCGCACTACAGGCGAAAGTCACCCATAACACGCCGCTCGGCGTAAACGCCGCCCTCGCCGCTGCATTGATGACGCACTATTTCATTTACGACCTCGGCCCGAAACAGGACCTTGGCGAATACATCGCCTCCAAAGTCCCCGGCGATTGGAATGCTCCCTGGAAAGGTAAAGTCGGCGCCTTGGGCGTGGATTCCACTCGCGCCGCCATCACGGCAGTCATAGCGGAAAAAGACCTCAAATCTATTCTGCTTAAATGCATCGCTTACACGGGGGATACGGACACCGTCGCCACTATCGCCCTGGCTGCAGCCGCGTGCTCAAAAGAGGTAGACAAAAACCTTCCACAGTCGCTTTTCGACAATTTGGAAAGAGGCGCATACGGCTATGATTACATCGCATCGCTGGATAAAAAGCTGATGGAGCTGGTGAAATAA
- a CDS encoding Hpt domain-containing protein has product MAMDTETFAAILANMRERFLQELDERCNKLEELILSLERDGANKEVFNELYRGIHNVKGAGGTHGLNVVTTICHQLESFLAELGANAALDASSANNALAYLDLLRRVSVVHRSELMQQSDIESELERLNHRVLEKRKSGLLAESSQTLASYYQQALEPLPVRLVWEQNGLNALGRLLREHFDFIIAGGELKELNSLAVVAALRASQARNHKIPAILITSRQGLKPEEIQFDAILTKNKELPENLLSAVRKALSL; this is encoded by the coding sequence ATGGCAATGGATACCGAAACCTTCGCCGCCATTTTGGCGAATATGCGGGAACGTTTTCTGCAGGAGCTGGATGAACGTTGCAACAAGCTTGAAGAGTTGATTTTGTCGTTGGAAAGAGATGGCGCGAACAAGGAAGTGTTCAACGAACTCTATCGCGGTATCCATAATGTCAAAGGGGCGGGTGGCACCCATGGGTTGAACGTGGTGACCACCATCTGCCATCAATTGGAAAGCTTTCTTGCTGAGCTGGGCGCAAACGCCGCTCTTGACGCCAGTTCCGCCAACAATGCGCTGGCTTATCTCGATCTGCTGCGCCGGGTCAGCGTCGTCCACCGCAGCGAACTCATGCAGCAGTCGGATATCGAAAGTGAATTGGAACGTTTGAACCACCGGGTGCTGGAAAAACGCAAATCCGGCTTACTGGCGGAATCTTCGCAAACCCTGGCCAGTTACTACCAACAGGCATTGGAGCCTCTTCCAGTGCGTCTGGTGTGGGAGCAGAACGGCCTGAACGCACTGGGTCGTCTGCTACGTGAACATTTCGATTTCATTATCGCCGGCGGCGAACTCAAAGAACTTAACAGCCTTGCGGTGGTCGCCGCCTTACGCGCTTCGCAAGCCCGCAATCACAAAATCCCCGCCATACTCATCACCAGCCGTCAGGGCCTTAAACCGGAAGAAATCCAATTCGACGCAATCCTCACCAAAAATAAAGAACTGCCGGAAAACTTATTGTCAGCGGTGCGGAAGGCGCTGTCATTGTGA
- a CDS encoding IS256 family transposase — protein MNQKELEAFAREAAKSLKTEKDLNEFRQMLTKATVEAALNAELDVHLGYEKHQSSNSDNSRNGYSSKTLRTEDGQFEVNTPRDRQGSFEPLLVKKQQTRFTTMDDKILSLYAKGMSTREIVATFKEMYGADVSPTLISKVTDAVIEQVVEWQSRPLDAVYPIVYLDCIVVKIRQDKQVINKAIYLALGVNLEGHKELLGMWLSETEGAKFWLNVLTELQNRGVKDILIACVDGLKGFPEAINTVYPQTQIQLCIVHMVRNAVKYVPWKDYKPVTTDLKRIYQSATEEEALSELDRFAERWDEKYPQISRSWRLHWENLNTLFRYPEDIRRAIYTTNAIESLNSVIRKVIKKRKLFPTDDSARKVVYLAIMDASKKWTMPIRNWKSALNRFMIEFEDRLTEYL, from the coding sequence ATGAACCAGAAAGAATTAGAAGCATTTGCCCGTGAGGCAGCCAAATCTCTGAAAACAGAAAAGGATCTCAACGAGTTCCGTCAGATGCTCACCAAGGCGACCGTGGAAGCCGCGCTCAATGCAGAGCTGGATGTGCATCTGGGATACGAGAAACATCAATCTTCAAATTCAGACAATAGCCGTAACGGCTATTCCAGCAAGACCCTCCGTACCGAGGACGGTCAGTTTGAAGTTAATACTCCCAGAGATCGTCAGGGCAGCTTTGAGCCTCTACTGGTCAAGAAGCAGCAGACCCGCTTCACCACCATGGACGACAAGATTCTCAGCCTCTACGCCAAAGGCATGAGCACCCGAGAGATCGTGGCCACCTTTAAGGAAATGTATGGCGCGGATGTCTCTCCCACCTTAATCTCCAAAGTCACGGATGCCGTGATTGAGCAGGTGGTGGAATGGCAGTCTCGTCCTCTGGATGCGGTTTATCCCATCGTGTACCTGGACTGCATTGTGGTGAAGATCCGCCAGGACAAGCAGGTGATCAACAAAGCGATCTATCTGGCCCTGGGGGTCAACCTGGAAGGCCACAAAGAATTGCTAGGGATGTGGCTCTCGGAAACCGAAGGGGCGAAGTTCTGGCTGAATGTGCTGACCGAGTTGCAGAACCGGGGCGTGAAGGACATTCTGATCGCCTGTGTGGACGGCCTGAAGGGTTTCCCCGAAGCGATCAATACCGTGTATCCCCAAACCCAGATACAGCTCTGTATTGTGCACATGGTGCGCAATGCGGTGAAGTATGTGCCGTGGAAAGACTATAAGCCGGTCACAACAGATCTGAAGCGGATCTACCAATCGGCCACCGAGGAGGAAGCCCTCTCAGAGCTGGACAGGTTTGCCGAACGATGGGATGAGAAATATCCCCAGATCAGCCGATCCTGGCGGCTTCACTGGGAGAACCTCAACACTCTGTTCCGCTACCCGGAAGACATTCGCAGGGCCATCTACACGACCAATGCCATTGAGTCCCTTAACAGCGTCATTAGGAAAGTGATCAAGAAACGGAAGCTGTTCCCCACGGATGATTCCGCGAGAAAGGTGGTGTATCTGGCGATCATGGATGCGTCGAAGAAATGGACGATGCCGATCAGGAATTGGAAGTCAGCGCTGAACCGATTTATGATCGAGTTCGAAGATCGCTTAACGGAGTATCTTTAA
- a CDS encoding DJ-1/PfpI family protein, with translation MKIAIVTCDGFNEMDSFMALTLLNRVKQPGWRAELACPSMHALSMNGVKITAQRPLMFASEADAVLFGSGVQTREHVKNDSIMSAFHLDPDIQFIGSQCSGALFLHSLGLLNNTPVCTDATTGPVLQSLGAQVVEGPFHATGNIATAGGCLSATYLAMWVIWRSLGEEAARDVIAYAAPVGQKELYVDMAAQAIAAFI, from the coding sequence TAGCCATAGTCACATGCGACGGATTCAATGAAATGGATTCCTTTATGGCGCTCACCCTGCTCAATCGGGTGAAGCAACCGGGCTGGCGGGCGGAACTCGCTTGCCCCTCGATGCACGCCTTGTCGATGAATGGCGTCAAGATCACTGCGCAGCGGCCGCTGATGTTCGCCAGCGAAGCGGATGCGGTGTTGTTCGGCAGTGGTGTGCAAACCCGCGAACATGTGAAAAATGACAGCATTATGTCGGCATTTCATCTTGACCCGGACATTCAGTTTATCGGCTCGCAATGTTCCGGCGCTTTGTTTTTACATAGCCTGGGACTGTTGAATAACACGCCGGTGTGCACGGATGCGACTACGGGACCGGTTTTGCAGAGCCTGGGCGCGCAGGTGGTGGAAGGCCCGTTTCACGCTACGGGTAATATCGCCACGGCGGGAGGCTGCCTGTCCGCCACCTATCTGGCTATGTGGGTGATCTGGCGCAGCTTGGGAGAAGAGGCGGCTAGAGACGTGATCGCCTATGCGGCGCCGGTGGGACAAAAGGAGCTCTATGTGGACATGGCGGCCCAGGCGATTGCCGCATTCATCTGA
- a CDS encoding TolC family protein — MSVVLQFKRCIIPALLLSLTACSLTPVKQASNLEKMETPAAWDQALGEGVALESLTDLIADAQLQGLLQEAMQANPDLRQTALRLRESGFSLTAQNASRIPEVSASAKGERSGSDEVDAHSTYSAGLNLSWELDIWGRLSDQSNAAREDYAAAEEDLNAAKASLAAQVMQTWIALSADKSRLAIQQARMDSLQLTETTILERFQSGLGDLADLDAARLSTANAKAQLEQLSQTYHDRLRTLNVLLGRLPQTSSQTAEILPEVMLPQADTPMQVIGARPDLKAAYRRILAEDARASAAHKNLLPGFSLSASLSDSGERVSDLFRQSPAWSLLGSMTAPLFNGGQIKANADAQASVAERAWWSYRETLLNALNEVESALESERRLSAQQTHYQSAREHAESSLSHYQELYSQGLADITDLLQAQRSLFDAQTQLLETRRDRMSNRITLGLALGLTL; from the coding sequence TTGTCCGTAGTACTTCAATTTAAACGATGCATTATTCCTGCGCTGCTGCTGTCGTTGACCGCCTGCAGTTTGACGCCGGTTAAGCAGGCAAGCAACCTGGAAAAAATGGAGACGCCCGCCGCCTGGGATCAGGCGCTGGGTGAGGGCGTCGCGCTGGAGAGCCTGACAGACCTGATTGCCGACGCGCAATTACAAGGCCTGTTGCAAGAGGCCATGCAGGCCAATCCTGACTTGCGTCAGACGGCGCTGCGCTTGCGTGAAAGCGGGTTCAGCCTGACGGCGCAGAACGCTTCCCGCATACCCGAAGTGTCCGCCAGCGCCAAGGGCGAGCGCTCAGGAAGCGACGAGGTGGACGCCCACAGCACATACTCGGCCGGCCTGAACTTGTCCTGGGAACTGGATATCTGGGGGCGCCTCAGCGATCAAAGCAACGCTGCGCGCGAAGACTATGCCGCCGCGGAAGAAGACTTGAACGCCGCTAAAGCCTCCCTGGCGGCGCAGGTAATGCAAACCTGGATTGCTTTGTCCGCTGATAAGAGCCGGCTGGCTATTCAGCAGGCGCGTATGGACAGCCTGCAACTCACCGAAACCACCATCCTGGAGCGGTTTCAGAGCGGACTTGGCGATCTCGCCGATCTGGATGCGGCGCGTTTATCCACCGCCAACGCCAAAGCTCAACTGGAACAATTGAGCCAAACCTATCACGACCGTCTGCGCACGCTGAATGTGCTGTTGGGAAGACTGCCGCAAACGTCGAGTCAAACCGCGGAAATCTTGCCGGAGGTGATGTTGCCCCAGGCGGACACGCCTATGCAGGTGATCGGCGCGCGCCCCGATCTGAAGGCCGCCTACCGTCGAATTCTGGCGGAAGACGCTCGCGCCAGCGCAGCCCACAAGAACCTGCTGCCTGGATTTTCCCTGTCCGCCTCCTTATCCGACAGCGGCGAGCGCGTGAGTGACCTGTTCCGACAAAGTCCGGCCTGGAGCCTGCTTGGCTCAATGACGGCGCCTTTGTTTAACGGCGGACAAATTAAAGCCAACGCGGATGCCCAGGCCAGTGTGGCGGAGCGGGCCTGGTGGAGCTATCGGGAAACCCTGCTGAACGCCCTCAATGAAGTGGAAAGCGCTTTGGAAAGCGAGCGTCGTTTGAGTGCGCAGCAGACTCACTATCAAAGCGCCAGGGAGCACGCCGAATCCAGTCTTAGTCATTACCAGGAGTTGTACTCCCAGGGGCTGGCCGACATCACTGATCTTCTGCAGGCGCAGCGCAGCCTGTTCGACGCCCAGACCCAGCTGCTGGAAACGCGCCGCGACCGTATGAGCAACCGAATTACACTGGGCCTGGCCCTTGGACTGACACTATGA
- a CDS encoding GGDEF domain-containing protein codes for MSTEDLQKAFQLSAELLQNQSYHDLTQNLISLLRSIEGVDEVSAYEIFSSAPPASNSKNPRSDILVRRFPLISNDDFDNQNADVLKNIIAESQGGVGYWIGSAAPTIYYDVASALEPRRIILIKGAVSTYDFEVIRGLYGVYSNQVTLLDARERDPLTRLLNRGAMDRTLEQVVDFYHLKQPEEATQSSWLALLDIDNTAPANGANGDETLLQVSLLLKKGFRSSDLLFRLDGEEFVVIVNQTDKEGVETSLERFRKNVASHPFPAGKINVSIGFTQVSPECPTPQLIESADLALYQAKSDAGAAIVYNDALRQKQSPMDDVECY; via the coding sequence ATGTCGACAGAGGATTTGCAGAAAGCGTTCCAGCTCTCTGCGGAGTTGTTGCAAAACCAGTCTTATCACGATTTAACGCAGAACCTGATCAGTCTCCTTCGTAGCATCGAAGGCGTTGACGAAGTTTCCGCTTACGAGATATTCAGCTCCGCGCCGCCAGCCTCCAATAGTAAAAATCCGCGAAGCGATATACTGGTGCGACGCTTTCCCCTTATCTCCAATGATGATTTCGACAATCAAAACGCCGACGTATTGAAGAATATAATCGCCGAATCGCAAGGCGGCGTGGGATATTGGATTGGGAGCGCCGCGCCGACGATTTACTACGATGTCGCCAGCGCTTTGGAGCCCCGGCGCATCATCCTGATAAAAGGCGCTGTCAGCACTTACGATTTTGAAGTGATCAGAGGTCTATATGGCGTCTACAGTAATCAGGTGACGCTGCTCGACGCCAGAGAAAGAGACCCGCTCACCCGCCTGTTGAATCGGGGGGCCATGGATAGAACGCTGGAACAGGTGGTTGACTTCTATCACCTGAAGCAACCTGAGGAAGCAACTCAGTCTTCCTGGCTCGCCCTGTTGGATATCGATAATACAGCGCCCGCTAACGGAGCTAATGGCGATGAGACCCTGCTGCAGGTGTCATTACTGTTGAAAAAGGGTTTTCGTTCTTCCGATCTGCTATTCCGCCTTGATGGCGAGGAATTTGTGGTCATCGTAAATCAGACAGACAAGGAAGGCGTGGAGACCTCTCTGGAGCGATTCCGCAAAAACGTCGCCTCACACCCCTTCCCCGCCGGCAAAATTAACGTCAGCATCGGCTTCACGCAGGTGTCCCCGGAATGTCCCACGCCGCAATTAATCGAAAGCGCGGATCTGGCGCTGTACCAAGCGAAATCCGACGCCGGCGCCGCCATCGTGTACAACGATGCGCTGCGCCAGAAACAAAGTCCGATGGATGATGTGGAGTGCTATTGA